GTAGCTACATGACATTTTGTTGCTAAACATgatggcaacttcatatattattagGTGCTTACTTTAATACACAAGTTACTATCAAGTTTTGTATTAGGTAGCTACATGGCATTTTGTTGCTAAACATGGTgacaacttcatatattattggatGGTTAATTTAATTCATGAATTACCACCACACTTTTGTATGAGCTTAACACACGGTAACCTTTTATTAACAGGGTGATAACTTCATAATTATTGGTTGGTTATTCTAATTCACAAATTACCTTCCTATTTTGTATAAGGTTACCACATGGCAATTTATTACTGACACGGTGGTAACTTTATGCATTATTGGTTGGTAACTTTAAGACAGGAAAAATGTCATCGGGATATACCCACATTGGATCTACTTGTGAAGAGCTCGTCGAAACAAAACCGACCGTGAAAACCGAACATAAATCAGGCACACCATTTAAGAGATAAATCATTTCAAAAATTTGATTTCATAAAGATTGTCAATATAATCATCATTTGTCCTTTAGTGCACGCATGCAAAATGGTCTGCATACATTCATCAATGTTAGGCCAGTCCATTATATACGAAGTACTACCGGTAGCTAGATGCCATCTCACATGTTATAAAGGTGGACCTGTAAAAGTTTTTAGTATAAGCTTGCGTGATACTAGGATGGTGCTAGGCTGTTCAGCATTGGATTTATCTGTTGTACTCCCATTTTGGTGTTAGCagatactctctccgtttctaaatacttgtcgttgttttagtgcaatacaagtatttaggaacggagggagtaatagataCAAtctctttactcttataaaaaaGGCTTGTACGGCGGTGGCGGTCGCCCCGCGCATCCAACCGCTCCCTTCTTTCCAAGCCCGCacgaaaaaataaataaatacccGAGCCTCGTGTCGCTCGTCTTCTGTGCAGCTCTGCCCGAGCGAACTACCAGAAtccgccgccacggcgcgCCTTCcttccctcctctccccctccAGCCTCCTTTTTCTCGTCGTGCTGCGCCTACGGCATGGCCGACCGACTGATTGGCGAGCCATGGCCGCATCTGCCGGCACCCGACATGTGGCCGTGCCTCCGGCAAGCCTCCAGGCGAGCGCTCTTCCCCTCCCCGTACCATTCGTTGGTTTGCTGACCAAGAATGCTTGCTGCTTTTTTCGCTCTCTAATGTCGTCCGGTTCTGGTAATATTGTTACAGCATGTCCAGCAATAGCCCCCAAACAGGGCCCCTAAATTTGCAAGTAGGGGCCAGCCCTCATAAGTAGGGACCCAAAAATTGCAAATGTCTCCAGCAAGACCTCCTAAATCACAACCCCTATTTCATTCACATATTTCAAACCAAATTCATCCGATTTCAACCTAAATTCATCCAATTTCAACACAAAATAGTCAAATTGAACCTCTATTCATTAAACCTCAACACCCATCATCCAAATTACCAATTTGTACATAcaattttaacaaaaaaaaaccatttcAATACACAGTGGAGGAGACCTGCGCCATCGCTGGAGGAGGAGTAGGTGGTGGCCGCCGTCactggaggaggacgagctgGTGGCGGGCGCTGTCGCagggggaggagcaggaggtggtggcgggcgccgccgcggggagaggagcaggaggtggtggcgggcAGTGCTCTTgtaggaggagcaggaggtggcggcgggggccgaggggaggaagaggaggaggtcgtGCCGTCGTGGCGGCCGACGCTCTCGCGGGAGGTGCCGGCGGGGGCCGTCGcagggggaggaagaggaggaggtcgtGGCGGACGACGTTCTCgcgggaggtggcggcggcagccggcaCCGGCGCGGGGGAGGCGGTGGCCGGAGACGGGGAGGGTGAGGCGGTGGTGgccggagaaggagaggcggcggcatcCGAAGGAGAGTGAGGGAGAGGCAAacgagaggagggagagaagatCGGGGGAATCTTGGGGATAGGGGGTCCCTATCCCACCCGTGGGAATGGGGGCCCTCGGGCAGATTTGGAGGCCTCCCAAAATTTAGGGGCTTGTTTAGGGGCCCTGTTGGACCAGTTTTTTTGCCTCAAGCCCCCAAACAGGGTCCTGTTTGGGGGCTCGGCCGGACATGCTCTTAGTCCTCTCTTCCGATATAATCAGTCTTGTTAAGGAacaatttcatttcatttggtggTCGCAGCTGCAGATGACGTTAATTTGATTCCTTATACAAATTGCATTGTACCTCTGGTGTGGAATATCCGATTGGGGAGAAACAAAGTATAGCATTTTAGTGGAATGAACATATGTCAGTATATTACGTAATTTGAGGAATTAGTTCTTTTCGGTTTCTTGTGCCAAAAAAGCAACAAAGAAGAGTGCCTCATGATCTTGTGCCAACCAGAAAACTGCGTAAACTCTGGGCTAGTTCTTTTCGATTTTCTGTACTGGCTTGCCTTTCACAGCTTCCTGAAAAAGTCGTcatctaaatttgattagaCTAACAAACTAACTAGCAACAGAAGAAGAGGTCGACGTATACGACATTCGTAGAAAAATGGCCCAtgtaatttaatttaattttttggCGGTGAGAGCTGTGATGGACATCTAACTCCTAATTTGGCTCACCAACCAACATCAATCGCTCTTCGGGAAAACCAATCCAGCCGGAGGAAGAGCGTGGAAGAGCTTTGAATACCTGAGGCGGCTTCATCCAGCACCGCTTgcccccacgccgccgccgcgtgctcgACCCACGCTGCTGAATGACGGCCCCGGGTCGCGCCcaccggccggcggccgctgcaATCTCCGTGGGTACATCCGGCATCTCAGTCTCACCGCCGACACCTTTCGCCGCCcagtatttttgttttttgtggaggggaaatgagaaaaatgttGATGGTCCGCGCTGAACTGGGAAGAAGTAGAAGGCCGCCTCAGGCCCAGTACAGCAGCCTACGCAACGGATCTCCCAGCCCCAGCATCTGGTTcctctcaagaaaaaaaaaagccccaGCATCTGGACTGGATCACCCTCGAATAAATTggctttgtttttgttttgctcaAGTCGAAGTTAAATGTACTTTCAGATTCCATCCGAAACGAAACAATTACTATTTGGGTTGCCGGTTTACACCACCAGAAAGAAAATGGAGTTCGCACTAAATTAAGCACATACAGATTCAGCAATATCTACACGGTTGCTTACATCTTTTTACAATCGGATTAAACAGTCCTAAAATTTCTTCTATAACTTGGGGCACACAAGCCTGCAAACAGTAAGAAGCCTTCTTGGCTGTGAACTGCTGATCGACGAGATACAGAAGACATAACCACTGATGCTGCATCCAAAGGCACCAGGAGGAATCCAGGACACGTCAAACGCCTGATGTTTGGAAGAAGCGCAAAGTGTCACACTAACAAGGCCGGTAATACTGGAAGCACCACAGCACCAGTACATCACTGTCGGAACGCAGCAGCTTGTAGAACGTCCACTGCAGAATCACACACGCAAGCAAAGAGAGATCTCTCATTAGAATGTATTGGAATGACACAAATACAAGCAACTAAAAGGCTCCCGTGATGTACTCACTCTGATCCCCAATCTTGAAGTGCACCTGGCTGTAGAACTCGGTCGAGGTAGTGACACCGCGCCAGGCGGGATGAGATCGACCCACGACCATGGCGCTCGACTCTGCTCCAACCTCTTGGGAGCCTCACATTATGCTTTCCAATCATGGTAATTTGTTACAACTGTAGCTATGTAAAAGCCTCCTCTGCGGTATCTGAATGCACAGGAACACAAATGATGAAGATATACTTGTAAGGCCTATGGTCCCACTCCTATCATTACATAAATGGATACTTATGACATAACTACAAGCTCTACATCAGAGATAACTGCTCTGAATTTCTCCGAGATCATCATGATCCTTTTAGTGCTTGCATGAACCTCACAAACATGGTGATCAACATTACAATGCATCTTTCTGGACAATCTGTTACTTGGTTTCAACAAGCCAGAAGGTATTTTTATCTCATGCAAGCTTTAAATAACCTTAAAACTTGACTATAAAGGCAAAGAACATGCcttttaaataaataaattgtcCTGTGTGCAGGTGCAGAGAAAATTAGAAATAAAGGCTACCCAATCATAATAAAAACTTGTGTCAGTCTCTTTTTTACAAAACTAAGAAAAATGTGTGCCATTCTCTATTTGAGATGAacttaaaaaaatgtgttaTTCAACAGAACAGAACTTAAACAGTCAAGTTTGATGGATACTTACACTTTACAGAGTCCATGAACAGGTCAACCTTTTCAAACGTGGATGCTAAGACTATCTCCTTTTAGCTCCAAAACATTCTCCTTAGAGGGTCCTCATCACCACTTTGCAGGTCCAGCTGCAAgcagaaaataaattttccTCTCTCCATTCTTCAACCTTGTCCCCTCTCCAAGTACTTAATCCTTTCACTCCCTTGAGGTACTGAACATATTGTTGCCGGGGTATGAAGTAAATTTCCTGGTGCAGCTTTCAGCTGTAGTTCAAGTAATATCCTCCTACATTTAATAAATACTTTCTGAAGACTTACATGTaaaaattaacaaaacaattggattttcagaaaaatgtgGGCTTGTCCGTGCCTCCTCTACTGCTATAAAAAAACTAATCCTTCTATATTCCTACTACATTTTATAAATATACTATTTGGAGACTTAGGGCATGTGCAGCGTGCGAAGAAACCCAGTGCTATGAGTAACTAGGCTCAAGTCTAACCATTGCAGCAGTCGGTGCTAGTGAAAAAACTGAAGACTCGGTTCAACTTCATGAACCAGGTGCTAGCAAGCAAGTAACAAATTCATTTCTTGTGCATGTCCATTAATGACCAAGGTATCACCAGCCAGGAAAGTACTAGCAAGCAATTTTACTTTGCTGTTTAATGGGTCCCACTAAAATATGCTAAGAAAATCTATACGCTGCACTAGTTTTCGAGTTCTTAGACTCTTGATATGTGTCGAGTTCTTAGGTTCACTACACTGCTCATGGCCTTACATGCCGAAATTAACAAATGTGATTGGATTATGGATATAAGAAAGGTGTGGGCCTGTTCATGCCTCCTCCACTGCTAACGTTGCCACTGGATCAGATCTACGCTCCGGTCAATCCAAAATACAAACAAGCAAGAGAACAGCGATCAACAGAGCAAGTTCCAAAATCAGTCACTATAATCAACATTAGCAGCGGAGGAGGCACTGAAAAATTAGTTGACCAAAACAGTGAATCGACATGGAGGCACGTTGAGGGAGAAGACTTACAGGTGAACTGGAGCTCACAGCTGCAGGGATGGATCTCGACACTGCCATCTCCGCTGCTGGAGGATCAGAAGGCAGCAACTGGCTCCACTGTCAGTATAACACCGCCGCTACACATGCTGGTTTCTGCAAAACTCCGAGTCCAGGCCCTATCAACCTTCCTCATGGGCTATAGGTTTGGCTGTGAGGCATCACCTGCTAGGAGAGCCCCAGCTTTGTAACGAAAAAAGGCCACATGAGCATTACTGATAAAATAAGAAATGATTGGTACTCAACCTTAACATACAACGAGTTCTAGATAGCCTGGAATACACGACCATCATCAGGCTTTACTTGCCAGGAAATCCACTAAGAAACTACAACCAGTCACGACAGCAAAAGCATTACAGACTTCTCCTTCTAGCCTCTGGAAGTTTCTTTCCTTTAGCTCTCCGCATTGCAGCCATCACGTCCACCTTGTTCTTCATCTGTCGACCAAGGCACTGCATGATACCAAGAATTGTTTCCCTGTTAACCTTTCGAATCAACAGTCCCTAAAGGCACACAATGTAGGCCTAATAGCGTGATCAAATTTTGCGGCAAACTTGGCTCAGCAACAATACAATCAATTGATCACAGTCCTTGTgtgcacacacacaaaaaagatcAAATTGAAAACGACTAGCAACGAAAACGTACAGCAAGAACGCATTGATCTAAAATAACATTGTAAATCTACTTAATGCCAAAGCATGAAAATGACATAGAGAATTGAAATATTGTAGAATCATGTGCAAATGAAGCCATCAGTAACTAAGAGAAATAAAGATTTACTAGGCTTTGGGGAGTTCCATACCATCAATTACTGTGTCTGTCGCCATGTGATAAATCATGTTGGCATACTCCCCTTGCCATTCAACCAGATTTGGACAACCCCAAATCTAGAGTTTCTTCAAGGTGGTAAGGTTTTGTATGCTTTCAGGCAAAGATGTCAGGTTGGGGCAACTGATGATACAAAATTCTTGAAGGGAAATGAGTTGTCCCATCCATTCTGGCAATGCATCAAGGCCTTTGCACTCCTTCAACCATAGTACTCTGAGGGCGGTAAGGCTTTTCATGCTTTCGGGCAAAAATGTTATGGGACTATCTCGGATGTACATGTGTTCTAGAGAAGTGAGGTGCCCCAACCATTCCGGCAGTAATTCCAGATCCTTCAACGACCACAAATTTAGTTTTCTCAGAGAGGTGAAGCATCGAATGGCCTCCGGCAAGGCCCTCATGCCGCTGCAGGACTCAACCTGAAATAACTCGAGGGTGGGGAGGAGCTTAAGCCTATCCCACTGGTCTGGTGAAAAATTGCAGTTCACTATTGtgagagaaaaaggaagagtGGAGGATGAAAGCTTCCCAAATCCTCCTTCTGGTATTAACTCATGGCTGTTTTCTATGAACCAGAACATACATCTTGGGGGATATGGTAGGAACTTCAACTTTGGGCAGTCTACTAATTCCACCCTATGCAAATTTGGGATTAAAAACTCTTCATTTTCTTCACCTGACCGTGTTGTCCACCATTCCACCAAATTCCCCATCGACTTCAAATCTATCATTCTTAATTTCATACAAGTTCCATCCTTTCCATAGAATTCCTTGCCGATTTTCCTGATGTTGGGAATGTTCTCCATACTAAGGCCTCTCAAATTTGGCAGCCGCCCAAATGGAGGAAGAGTATTGCATGTTCCTAAATCATAAAGCCTGAGGTAGGTGAGTgaagggaggaaggaggagatgtGAGACATCCAGTTAGAGAAATCCTTGCTCATATACCCGTGCAGCGTAAAATGTTCAAGAGTCAGAGGAGGTACGAGCCTCTCCAAGACAGATCtatctccctctcctccttggAGTCCCCAGCCAAGAGCAAGCCCTCTCAAATCTGATTTATCACGCAGCTTGGCCCTCTCTGCATCTTCTGGATGCCTGACATTCTGAAGTTGTACAACATATAACTCACGACAAGTCAATTGCGCAAGATCCACTATACTGCTATGTCCTTTATGGTCTATCTCATTTACTGTTACTCCTGGCAAATCTAGATGCTTCTGAATGTCTCGTGCCTTGTTAAAGACTTTAGGTCGTGCTGCCGTGACCCCAAACTGAGTGAGACTAGTCATGTTACCTATGCTGTCCGGCAAATCACGaagagatgaagaagaagagatatCTAGTGATTGAAGATTAAGGTCACCTAACAAGGAGGGGAGCTTTTGGAGCATCACACAATATGACAAATTTAGACTCCTCAGCTTAAACAACTTGCAGAATGACTCGGGCAGTAGTTGTAGCTTGCAGCAACTTGTTAGATTCAAAGAATCAAGCTCAGAAAGGTTACCGAAACATTCAGGCAATTCACTAAGGTCATGGCAATCTGAAAGATCTAAGTCTTTCAAATGAACAAGCTGGCAAAGTGATTCTGGGAGCATTGAAACCTTGTAGCAATCAGAGAGGTTCAAGAACACAAGCTTTTGGAGGTTGCCAAAATCTTTCGGCAGGTTTTTTAGCCTACAGCAATTTGATAGGTTTAGATACTCCAAAGACTCAAGTCTAACATTGTCAGGTAGTTTGGTTAACTTGGAACAACCTGACAGGCTTAGGGATATGAGTTTTGGAAGGCAACCAAATTTATCAGGGAGCTTTTGAATGGCACGACACCCGGACATATCTAGGTGCCGTAAAAAAGTCAGCTCACAGAAAGATTCAGGCAACTCTAGTAACACGGAACACCCCAATAAGTTGAGGAAGGATAGTTTGGAGAGCTTCCCCAGTGACGCAGGTAGCTTATTAAGGCTGCTATTACCAGATAAGTCCAAATAGCAAAGTTTGTGGAGGCTGCAGATATTGTCAGGCAATGTTTCAAGTGAGCATTTGGACAGAATTAGAGTTTGCATGTATTGAAGCGTGTGGAAGGACTTTGGAAGTGATGTGATTGGCAAATCCGTGGCATCAAGGTACCTAAGTAGCTTTGATTGATGAATGGAAGATGGCAGCACCATGTTCCTTGGAGTAGATTGCCCTTCAACCGAAAATCCATTATGGTCCAAGTTGCTTGGAGTAGAGTGCCCTCTAACTGAATGCCCAAAGTCCAAGACACGTGTGTATTTGGTCCGAGAGAATGCCATTCGGGGAAGTTGCAGTTTTACTGAATCCCTAAAGTGGAGGGATCTAACCTTCGCTGGCAGATCTCTGAAAACCTTAGATTGATTATGGTAGTTGTTCAATTGTGCATGTCGGCAATAACGAGCTTTGTTCCAAGTCCTTGGTTCAGGGGCATTAGCATCAAGAACAAGGAATTCATTGGCTGTAATTGTTGATGCAAGATCATGCACCAAATCATGCATGCTGAGCTCCCGTGGAGCACTGGCATGCACTGGACTTGGACTAacctgaaaaaataaaatatttactATCAAAATATGTTTGCAAGATAAATGTAGAATGCAATGAACATATTAACCAAGTGATTAATTGTGGTTAAGTGAACAAAAGTGCAAGAGTAGTGGTTTTCGATACATATCTTCCAGAGATACAAGTTCCTTGATATTTATTCTAATTGTTATACGGCCAATTAATTTGGTTTTAATATTTTATTGTTTGTCACACCTCTATACTAAAATTTTCCACCAAAATGTAGCGTTACCAAAACTAAATTTGAGATTTAGAGTCCAGCTATGAAAATTTTAATTACTACGACCAaactaa
The Brachypodium distachyon strain Bd21 chromosome 2, Brachypodium_distachyon_v3.0, whole genome shotgun sequence genome window above contains:
- the LOC100836635 gene encoding LOW QUALITY PROTEIN: putative disease resistance protein RGA3 (The sequence of the model RefSeq protein was modified relative to this genomic sequence to represent the inferred CDS: substituted 1 base at 1 genomic stop codon), with the translated sequence MAEVGGLIASAVGKQISSKLEELVKEEIALLWGFQDEVEGMEEKMKDLEAVMHDADDRVRXGEKDGEAVGRWLTKFKSVAYDVEDVLDELDANELIKKTQSKLKLFFSRNNQLLQRMTISHNMKNVREKIEKTEKESLNTLSLARHEAQAERSRNRETFAAISVEGMKIGMVGRDTEKDKIINLLLRTEASEDISIIPIVGLGGVGKSTLAESVLSDKRISVFDVQIWVHVSEQFDLHTVGSRIIKRLNSTINLDNCDLQFLHDNLKKELGTTRYLIILDDLWEDGNNLEELKRMLQYGCKGSRIVVTTRNQSIVQTLSTGLLANERKICPVPESDQINLGILSPDDCWEVMKQRAFGPGDDDQSVLEKIGRQIAEKCGGLPLIANALGQVMFELRTIKAWEDIRDTKVDLGLREIHLKKTLERLMLSYYYMKLDFKMCFTYLAAFPKGFIVDSDRLIQQWIALGYIHARDDGQRCINYLVGMSFLQISRSLSVSPSPVHASAPRELSMHDLVHDLASTITANEFLVLDANAPEPRTWNKARYCRHAQLNNYHNQSKVFRDLPAKVRSLHFRDSVKLQLPRMAFSRTKYTRVLDFGHSVRGHSTPSNLDHNGFSVEGQSTPRNMVLPSSIHQSKLLRYLDATDLPITSLPKSFHTLQYMQTLILSKCSLETLPDNICSLHKLCYLDLSGNSSLNKLPASLGKLSKLSFLNLLGCSVLLELPESFCELTFLRHLDMSGCRAIQKLPDKFGCLPKLISLSLSGCSKLTKLPDNVRLESLEYLNLSNCCRLKNLPKDFGNLQKLVFLNLSDCYKVSMLPESLCQLVHLKDLDLSDCHDLSELPECFGNLSELDSLNLTSCCKLQLLPESFCKLFKLRSLNLSYCVMLQKLPSLLGDLNLQSLDISSSSSLRDLPDSIGNMTSLTQFGVTAARPKVFNKARDIQKHLDLPGVTVNEIDHKGHSSIVDLAQLTCRELYVVQLQNVRHPEDAERAKLRDKSDLRGLALGWGLQGGEGDRSVLERLVPPLTLEHFTLHGYMSKDFSNWMSHISSFLPSLTYLRLYDLGTCNTLPPFGRLPNLRGLSMENIPNIRKIGKEFYGKDGTCMKLRMIDLKSMGNLVEWWTTRSGEENEEFLIPNLHRVELVDCPKLKFLPYPPRCMFWFIENSHELIPEGGFGKLSSSTLPFSLTIVNCNFSPDQWDRLKLLPTLELFQVESCSGMRALPEAIRCFTSLRKLNLWSLKDLELLPEWLGHLTSLEHMYIRDSPITFLPESMKSLTALRVLWLKECKGLDALPEWMGQLISLQEFCIISCPNLTSLPESIQNLTTLKKL